One Dreissena polymorpha isolate Duluth1 chromosome 9, UMN_Dpol_1.0, whole genome shotgun sequence genomic window carries:
- the LOC127844978 gene encoding GTPase IMAP family member 9-like isoform X2: MAAAGVETGDEWTARQTNDITILLVGQTGHGKSATGNSILGRPAFVSKLSPGSVTSAIERAVAVRKGRRIEIVDSPGFADTFKGKEFVRKSLTQAVFQTLPGFNAIVFVLYPDRFTDELVKTVNLFFEFFGKGVGKFAFILFTHIKSKEKMNEYIQNAMEHPSGNVQALLELIETCESKVMCIDNEMENEKIQVMVDDIIRTIDANTVRLGKNYFTNEMFQEAMKYADKVLGNVDISKSVESSNTTDETKIINKHEKAKTSSTDNNEPNVRRICQMFESHASETIMLNRERLNNEHRKSTGDLRKRFSITPFHEVGNAIEAKDESEPQIECRLTIGTSSRDDRLLTKEDSSENKSKLSTRERFTGAFRQSQNMKQQEGWQRANRDQEVVHSSDFEPYEAGPREVPGRKYDTFKEDLQANKSSFDRAFNAIAHWFNRRLKQLSKLF, encoded by the exons ATGGCTGCAGCGGGAGTAGAG ACGGGCGATGAATGGACTGCACGTCAAACAAAcg ACATCACCATACTCTTAGTGGGACAGACCGGACATGGCAAAAGCGCCACTGGAAATAGCATTTTGGGCAGGCCTGCTTTCGTGTCGAAGTTATCTCCTGGCTCCGTGACAAGCGCAATTGAACGAGCG GTTGCTGTACGGAAAGGGCGTCGAATCGAAATTGTAGATAGTCCTGGATTTGCTGATACATTCAAAGGGAAAGAGTTTGTAAGAAAGAGTCTCACACAAGCTGTCTTCCAGACTCTTCCTGGCTTTAACGCAATTGTTTTCGTCCTGTATCCAGACAGATTTACTGATGAACTGGTCAAAACAGTCAATCTTTTCTTTGAGTTCTTCGGAAAAGGTGTTGggaaatttgcatttattttattcaCGCACATTAAATCGAAAGAGAAAATGAATGAATACATACAGAATGCTATGGAACACCCATCAGGGAATGTGCAGGCCCTGTTAGAACTTATAGAAACGTGTGAAAGCAAGGTTATGTGCATCGATAACGAAATGGAAAACGAAAAGATTCAAGTCATGGTTGATGATATTATACGTACAATAGACGCAAACACAGTTCGTCTAGgaaaaaattattttactaacgaAATGTTTCAGGAGGCCATGAAATATGCAGATAAGGTGCTTGGAAATGTTGACATTAGCAAGAGTGTTGAAAGTTCAAATACTACGGACGAaacaaaaatcataaataaacatgAGAAGGCGAAAACGTCCAGTACAGATAACAACGAACCGAATGTGCGTCGCATTTGCCAAATGTTTGAATCGCACGCATCAGAAACAATAATGTTGAATCGAGAACGTCTAAACAATGAGCATAGGAAAAGTACAGGGGATTTGCGAAAACGATTCAGTATAACTCCATTTCATGAAGTTGGTAACGCTATCGAAGCAAAGGATGAGTCCGAACCACAAATTGAATGTCGGTTGACAATTGGAACATCATCACGTGATGATAGATTGCTCACAAAAGAAGACAGTTCGGAAAATAAAAGCAAACTTTCAACCAGAGAAAGATTCACAGGAGCCTTTCGTCAAAGTCAAAATATGAAACAACAAGAAGGCTGGCAACGTGCCAATCGAGACCAAGAAGTCGTACATTCGAGTGATTTCGAGCCATATGAAGCCGGACCACGTGAAGTCCCTGGTCGGAAATACGACACATTTAAGGAGGATCTTCAGGCAAATAAAAGCTCATTTGATCGAGCTTTTAATGCAATTGCACACTGGTTCAATCGTCGACTTAAacaattatcaaaattattttaa
- the LOC127844978 gene encoding GTPase IMAP family member 9-like isoform X1: MATGGQETGDEWTARQTNDITILLVGQTGHGKSATGNSILGRPAFVSKLSPGSVTSAIERAVAVRKGRRIEIVDSPGFADTFKGKEFVRKSLTQAVFQTLPGFNAIVFVLYPDRFTDELVKTVNLFFEFFGKGVGKFAFILFTHIKSKEKMNEYIQNAMEHPSGNVQALLELIETCESKVMCIDNEMENEKIQVMVDDIIRTIDANTVRLGKNYFTNEMFQEAMKYADKVLGNVDISKSVESSNTTDETKIINKHEKAKTSSTDNNEPNVRRICQMFESHASETIMLNRERLNNEHRKSTGDLRKRFSITPFHEVGNAIEAKDESEPQIECRLTIGTSSRDDRLLTKEDSSENKSKLSTRERFTGAFRQSQNMKQQEGWQRANRDQEVVHSSDFEPYEAGPREVPGRKYDTFKEDLQANKSSFDRAFNAIAHWFNRRLKQLSKLF; encoded by the exons ACGGGCGATGAATGGACTGCACGTCAAACAAAcg ACATCACCATACTCTTAGTGGGACAGACCGGACATGGCAAAAGCGCCACTGGAAATAGCATTTTGGGCAGGCCTGCTTTCGTGTCGAAGTTATCTCCTGGCTCCGTGACAAGCGCAATTGAACGAGCG GTTGCTGTACGGAAAGGGCGTCGAATCGAAATTGTAGATAGTCCTGGATTTGCTGATACATTCAAAGGGAAAGAGTTTGTAAGAAAGAGTCTCACACAAGCTGTCTTCCAGACTCTTCCTGGCTTTAACGCAATTGTTTTCGTCCTGTATCCAGACAGATTTACTGATGAACTGGTCAAAACAGTCAATCTTTTCTTTGAGTTCTTCGGAAAAGGTGTTGggaaatttgcatttattttattcaCGCACATTAAATCGAAAGAGAAAATGAATGAATACATACAGAATGCTATGGAACACCCATCAGGGAATGTGCAGGCCCTGTTAGAACTTATAGAAACGTGTGAAAGCAAGGTTATGTGCATCGATAACGAAATGGAAAACGAAAAGATTCAAGTCATGGTTGATGATATTATACGTACAATAGACGCAAACACAGTTCGTCTAGgaaaaaattattttactaacgaAATGTTTCAGGAGGCCATGAAATATGCAGATAAGGTGCTTGGAAATGTTGACATTAGCAAGAGTGTTGAAAGTTCAAATACTACGGACGAaacaaaaatcataaataaacatgAGAAGGCGAAAACGTCCAGTACAGATAACAACGAACCGAATGTGCGTCGCATTTGCCAAATGTTTGAATCGCACGCATCAGAAACAATAATGTTGAATCGAGAACGTCTAAACAATGAGCATAGGAAAAGTACAGGGGATTTGCGAAAACGATTCAGTATAACTCCATTTCATGAAGTTGGTAACGCTATCGAAGCAAAGGATGAGTCCGAACCACAAATTGAATGTCGGTTGACAATTGGAACATCATCACGTGATGATAGATTGCTCACAAAAGAAGACAGTTCGGAAAATAAAAGCAAACTTTCAACCAGAGAAAGATTCACAGGAGCCTTTCGTCAAAGTCAAAATATGAAACAACAAGAAGGCTGGCAACGTGCCAATCGAGACCAAGAAGTCGTACATTCGAGTGATTTCGAGCCATATGAAGCCGGACCACGTGAAGTCCCTGGTCGGAAATACGACACATTTAAGGAGGATCTTCAGGCAAATAAAAGCTCATTTGATCGAGCTTTTAATGCAATTGCACACTGGTTCAATCGTCGACTTAAacaattatcaaaattattttaa